Proteins from a single region of Flavobacterium sp.:
- a CDS encoding LysR family transcriptional regulator: MSSNKKYSIEVRVWIEGTDGAFLGIGKIWLLENIQKTGSITNAAKEMKMAYRQAWQLVEEMNQRAESPLVEKLLGGKGGGGARLTEAGERAITVFYEVEKRIKEFAQKETQNLKF, translated from the coding sequence ATGAGCAGCAACAAAAAATATTCGATTGAAGTTCGGGTTTGGATTGAAGGAACCGATGGCGCTTTTTTAGGAATTGGTAAAATCTGGCTTTTAGAAAATATTCAAAAAACGGGTTCGATTACCAATGCGGCAAAAGAAATGAAAATGGCGTATCGACAAGCCTGGCAATTAGTCGAAGAAATGAATCAGCGAGCAGAATCTCCTTTAGTTGAAAAACTTCTCGGAGGAAAAGGCGGCGGCGGAGCACGTTTGACAGAAGCCGGCGAAAGAGCAATAACTGTTTTTTATGAAGTCGAAAAACGTATTAAAGAATTTGCTCAAAAAGAAACTCAGAATTTGAAATTTTAA